A portion of the Babylonia areolata isolate BAREFJ2019XMU chromosome 4, ASM4173473v1, whole genome shotgun sequence genome contains these proteins:
- the LOC143281572 gene encoding uncharacterized protein LOC143281572: MKSHGHHQDQDQHCIGNYVMFSPTKANHPDARSARPRNGQDYDRQLDKNKIFNVLGIRNTGSELNYGSHGSPSCTPGSSSNDDVFRTHKSVNGSFQGDSDIQSSRNRHCCMIRPSDHEKDRCPVQRDISSYKHNCDTVRSANDHRRRTWISDNYHKRDCQRQNYEDSYRIAYHHSSSYYHDRSQSRFQHYHRKDNSYHSPVSESLADRKRPRSNWTDRQREKARSHTSSRRDRLRERSRSHTRSRTDRRRERSRSHTSSRRDRRRKRSRSGTCKRQDFEQSQKRLRMHGGSKDSFISDSTVPHPSSGSQKLHDRPVKQFLTTSPATKRPASKFSCKSSSLSCHHSVSRLLLNSHERGKVGDSRLYKTLVLSTASSLSRTDSRSVFPSEEYCEHLDHMTHMVANKGNDQLVCMWSVSGTALQQIQVMTVKHRAKRQCGELALEISLTSSVVRTWGEITSLCWADCSGTSYENGILYTSKMRSSSCRSVACICSMDTLSDGRQHVDFVLGESNVWTCTWNACKPQFGVGLERGCKVVDVNTGQFWELDTHRDKVLSQAFSKVDGGNLLFCGIRNGAVLMHDVRRETRRPIMLMTHGHRKSVCDLKLSPDEHHIYTSDNHGQIKKWDLRTCKTEMNYEGLCNNWRHLPFHIDDSQSVLYAAGTDCYTKVWCLESGQLLNSIPPPYPACPLRVPAVQFSSMWAGVPGNIGLIMGGQKDLHLYSSGL; encoded by the exons ATGAAATCTCATGGACATCATCAGGACCAAGATCAGCATTGCATTGGAAATTATGTTATGTTCTCACCAACCAAAGCAAATCATCCAGATGCTAGAAGTGCTAGACCTAGGAATGGTCAGGATtatgacagacagttagacaaaaacaaaatctttaatGTTTTGGGTATAAGAAATACAGGAAGTGAACTGAATTATGGCAGTCATGGTAGTCCAAGCTGTACACCAGGTTCCTCCTCAAATGACGATGTGTTCAGAACACACAAATCTGTAAACGGTTCATTTCAAGGTGACAGTGACATTCAGAGCAGCAGAAATAGACACTGTTGCATGATAAGACCCAGTGATCATGAAAAAGATAGGTGCCCAGTTCAAAGGGACATCAGCTCGTATAAGCACAACTGTGATACTGTTAGATCAGCTAATGATCATAGACGACGCACCTGGATTTCTGACAATTACCACAAACGAGATTGTCAAAGACAGAACTATGAGGATAGCTACAGAATAGCATACCACCATTCCAGTTCATATTATCATGACAGAAGTCAGAGTAGATTTCAGCATTATCATAGGAAGGATAACAGTTATCATTCACCAGTCAGTGAGTCTCTGGCCGACAGAAAAAGACCCAGATCcaattggacagacagacaaagagagaaagcaagaagtCACACCAGCAGTCGGAGagacagactaagagagagatCAAGAAGTCACACCAGgagccggacagacagacggagagagagatcaagaagtCACACCAGCagtcggagagacagacggagaaagagatcaAGAAGTGGCACCTGCAAGAGACAAGACTTTGAACAATCTCAGAAGAGACTTAGAATGCATGGTGGCTCCAAAGACTCATTTATTTCAGATTCCACAGTGCCTCATCCTTCATCAGGTTCTCAGA AACTCCATGATCGTCCTGTGAAACAGTTTCTTACGACTTCACCTGCCACAAAGAGACCAGCCTCAAAGTTCTCTTGCAAATCTTCCAGCTTGTCCTGTCATCATTCTGTGTCAAGGCTGCTGCTGAACAGCCATGAAAGAGGAAAAGTGGGGGATAGCAGACTGTACAAAACTCTGGTGCTCAGCACAGCATCAAGTCTGAGCAGGACGGATTCTCGCAGTGTGTTCCCGTCAGAGGAATATTGCGAGCACCTGGATCACATGACCCACATGGTGGCTAACAAAGGCAATGACCAGCTGGTGTGCATGTGGTCAGTCTCTGGCACAGCCCTGCAGCAGATTCAGGTCATGACTGTCAAACATCGAGCTAAACGACAGTGTGGAGAGCTGGCATTAGAAATCAGCTTAACCAGCTCAGTTGTACGTACTTGGGGTGAAATCACCAGCCTGTGTTGGGCGGATTGTTCGGGGACTTCATATGAAAACGGTATTTTGTACACATCCAAAATGCGCTCTAGTTCCTGTAGGAGTGTTGCATGCATTTGCTCAATGGACACCCTGAGTGATGGGAGACAGCATGTGGATTTTGTACTTGGAGAAAGTAATGTGTGGACATGTACTTGGAATGCTTGCAAGCCACAGTTTGGTGTTGGACTGGAACGAGGATGCAAAGTTGTTGATGTCAACACTGGTCAGTTTTGGGAGCTTGATACTCACAGAGACAAGGTTTTGTCTCAGGCATTTTCTAAG GTTGATGGCGGCAATCTGCTGTTCTGCGGAATTCGTAACGGTGCTGTCCTGATGCATGATGTCCGAAGAGAAACCAGGCGACCCATCATGCTTATGACTCATGGACACCGGAAAAGTGTTTGTGATCTGAAGCTGTCTCCTGATGAGCACCACATCTATACCAGCGACAACCATGGACAG ATCAAGAAATGGGACTTGCGTACCTGCAAGACAGAGATGAACTATGAGGGCCTGTGCAACAATTGGCGCCACCTGCCATTTCACATTGATGATTCGCAGTCGGTGTTGTACGCAG ctggGACAGATTGCTACACGAAGGTCTGGTGTTTGGAGAGTGGTCAGCTGCTGAACTCCATCCCGCCCCCTTACCCAGCCTGCCCACTCAGAGTGCCCGCCGTCCAGTTTTCTTCCATGTGGGCCGGAGTGCCCGGCAACATTGGGCTCATCATGGGAGGGCAGAAAGATTTGCACTTGTACAGCTCAGGACTGTAG